A single Parabacteroides timonensis DNA region contains:
- a CDS encoding ferritin-like domain-containing protein, translated as MIKREKSIELLNKAVADEMTAVNQYMYFHFRLDDMGYDLLSSLFKRTAITEMMHVERLAERILFLKGEVEMKCSGPVEKIHDVKAMLEKAAQMETGSVDDYNAWANECAQHADSATKKVFEGLVIEEEGHLDQFETEIENMENFGANYLALQSIERSKIISSGGTPAE; from the coding sequence ATGATTAAGAGAGAGAAAAGTATTGAACTGCTGAATAAAGCAGTCGCCGATGAAATGACAGCTGTTAACCAGTACATGTATTTTCATTTTCGTTTAGATGACATGGGATACGACCTGTTGTCAAGCCTTTTCAAACGTACAGCCATCACAGAAATGATGCATGTGGAACGCCTGGCAGAACGTATCCTATTCCTGAAAGGTGAAGTAGAAATGAAATGTTCAGGCCCTGTAGAAAAGATTCACGATGTAAAAGCAATGCTTGAAAAAGCAGCTCAGATGGAAACCGGAAGTGTAGACGATTACAATGCATGGGCAAACGAATGTGCTCAACATGCCGACTCTGCCACCAAGAAAGTTTTCGAAGGCTTGGTTATCGAAGAAGAAGGCCATCTGGACCAGTTCGAAACAGAAATTGAAAATATGGAAAACTTCGGAGCGAATTATCTGGCTTTGCAGTCGATCGAACGCAGCAAGATCATTTCTTCCGGTGGAACTCCTGCCGAATAA
- a CDS encoding tyrosine-type recombinase/integrase translates to MKNKDFYKQMRLLEQEKRSAGNNSTADLYRAVRNHFENFNSGCELSLDDITRSKVYGFIEWLRQKGLRVNSVNSYLSCLRAMYNRACLGWKKKPLESPFTGLRLKREETRKRAVTTQVIKQIASLDLKEEPKKQLAADLSLFSFMACGMPFVDLVHLTRDNLIDDGKVLTYHRQKTGVLIQIEVTPGMQFLIDRYSRPDAHYLFPVLSEDATYEQYKYCLAKQNQYLKDLCVLLNLDETLTTYVFRHAWASEAYHCHVPIGIISQALGHTTERMTHTYLLAFGVDELGKAAKQVSGKVEQLVIGEIYPYL, encoded by the coding sequence ATGAAGAATAAGGACTTTTACAAACAGATGAGATTGCTGGAGCAGGAAAAACGTTCTGCCGGCAATAACAGTACGGCAGACCTGTATCGGGCTGTCCGTAACCACTTTGAAAATTTTAATAGTGGTTGTGAACTTTCGTTGGATGATATCACCCGCAGTAAGGTGTATGGTTTTATTGAATGGCTGCGTCAAAAAGGATTACGGGTGAACAGTGTGAACAGTTATCTGAGTTGTTTGCGTGCGATGTACAATCGTGCCTGTCTCGGTTGGAAAAAGAAGCCGCTGGAGTCGCCTTTTACCGGACTCCGATTGAAACGTGAGGAAACCCGGAAACGGGCCGTGACAACTCAAGTGATCAAACAGATCGCCTCCCTCGACCTGAAAGAGGAGCCGAAGAAACAGCTGGCTGCCGATCTGTCTCTTTTTTCCTTTATGGCCTGTGGTATGCCTTTTGTCGACCTGGTGCATCTGACACGGGATAATCTGATAGATGATGGGAAGGTATTGACGTATCATCGGCAGAAAACCGGAGTACTGATCCAGATAGAAGTAACTCCGGGAATGCAGTTCCTGATAGACCGTTATAGCCGTCCGGACGCCCACTATCTTTTTCCGGTTTTATCGGAAGATGCTACGTACGAACAGTATAAATACTGCCTGGCCAAACAAAATCAGTATCTGAAAGATTTATGTGTGCTTTTGAATCTGGATGAGACGCTGACAACTTATGTGTTTCGTCACGCATGGGCTTCGGAAGCCTACCATTGCCATGTGCCGATTGGTATTATCAGCCAGGCTCTGGGACATACTACAGAGCGTATGACGCATACTTATCTCCTCGCTTTTGGAGTAGATGAACTAGGTAAAGCGGCTAAACAAGTCTCTGGAAAAGTGGAGCAGTTGGTTATAGGGGAAATTTATCCTTATTTGTGA
- a CDS encoding AAA family ATPase, producing the protein MIRKLIIRNFGAIKSADIDLKDYNVFIGEQGSGKSTIAKLITIFEENATNLFQDKGFDLKPLFEEYNIASYFNSDTYIHYIGESVTISYLQGKFDFAISEGQAVGEREQIKSLYIPAERFFVSTFSRSLATLVLNKAPIPDTLLKFASIYEKAKKKYPDYNVPIFNLLFQTNNSNETLLLKDSDKTIPFKDASSGMQSVIPLLMVLDYAVEEKEYSRFVVEEPELNLFPQTQVKLLHQMIGKCKKLTITTHSPYLLSAFNNLIEANNVLNADISKAAEVYKLVPQACVLDFDNVGAYKIEGGEVLSILDKEYRLIVADQIDSVADQESRIFSELLALEV; encoded by the coding sequence ATGATTCGAAAACTTATCATACGTAATTTTGGAGCTATAAAGTCTGCGGATATAGATTTGAAAGACTATAATGTATTCATTGGTGAGCAAGGTTCAGGAAAGAGTACTATCGCTAAACTTATTACTATTTTTGAAGAGAATGCGACTAATCTTTTTCAGGACAAAGGATTTGATTTGAAACCTCTGTTTGAAGAGTATAATATAGCTTCTTATTTCAATAGTGATACTTATATACATTATATCGGTGAAAGTGTTACTATCTCTTATTTGCAAGGAAAGTTTGATTTTGCGATCTCTGAGGGACAGGCAGTAGGAGAAAGAGAACAAATTAAAAGTCTTTATATCCCGGCTGAACGCTTCTTTGTAAGTACATTCTCTCGTTCGCTGGCAACCCTTGTACTTAATAAAGCTCCGATACCTGATACTTTATTGAAGTTTGCTTCTATCTATGAGAAGGCTAAAAAGAAGTATCCGGATTATAACGTTCCTATTTTTAATTTGCTGTTTCAGACAAATAATTCGAATGAAACTCTGTTGTTGAAAGACAGTGATAAAACAATCCCTTTCAAGGATGCTTCATCCGGTATGCAATCTGTGATACCTTTATTGATGGTGCTTGACTATGCTGTAGAAGAAAAGGAATACAGCCGGTTTGTCGTAGAGGAACCGGAATTGAACTTGTTTCCTCAGACTCAGGTTAAGTTACTTCATCAAATGATTGGCAAATGTAAAAAGCTCACCATAACAACGCACAGTCCTTATTTATTATCTGCTTTTAATAACCTGATAGAAGCGAATAATGTATTGAACGCAGATATCTCAAAGGCTGCTGAAGTTTATAAGTTAGTTCCCCAGGCATGTGTACTGGATTTTGATAATGTGGGAGCTTATAAGATCGAGGGTGGAGAAGTCCTTTCTATTTTAGATAAAGAATATCGACTGATAGTTGCTGATCAGATAGATTCTGTTGCCGATCAGGAGAGCCGTATATTTTCTGAATTGTTAGCATTAGAGGTATAA
- a CDS encoding hybrid sensor histidine kinase/response regulator yields MAEQSGHITLKVIMGYLLLIVIAVCSVVYIYQIVEQIAGEEEPDTKARQKVYLVTNTLSLLYESEALGQLVGMPQNDVKHFNRTLNKAHRNMDSLRVLISDSVQLLKIDTIDMLLRQKRRNTSRLLETWKEVNTEHLYTLNIEKVIAQQDTFIQQLEIKEHVVVKQDTVLNPVKPRGFFRRLADAFSPGRPDTSIVVNTTRQIVTDTLVNAFNPSDTIVSVLKSIQDSVADQRKLLSEQLLDRAANLRYNNSIVTSKINQILRDIEEEEVNASLERMQGKQQLLRETSLLIAGIAIVSVVIVIIFIFMITRDISKSKYYRMQLEKAKQYAEDLLHSREKMMLTISHDIRAPLSSIIGYIDLLMRRHPDERQQYYLENMSGSASHILSLVNDLLDFHRLESGQMEIQRIPFSVSTLFNEIYTSFRPIAEAKSLEFVLNLKEAGSDKLYVSDPIRIRQVVGNLLSNAIKFTREGRVVMVVSVNALTGNSAQLNVIVSDSGPGIPEEEQERIFGEFTRLSVSEKAEGFGLGLSITRKMTVLMGGSLSLKSVVGKGCDFTIELPITVADVQVLPIAEESVAEPETSAFSGRDIYCLLVDDDPLQLALTEEYLRQNHVEVVSCTDPFAVTGLLEKNAFDVIITDIQMPGMDGFQLLAQIRSSYMQGMDKIPVIALSASVENEHDHYLESGFTGFLNKPFTARQLITLLNKLLSTKIEVTTEFKFDSLTAFAGEDKDASNSILSTFIYETGKSNDLLEASLNDGNREQSAKLSHKMVPLFTMLGATSLVEKLRSIEKNAQCMAEEEWRTQLSEVIAEVKNIIAQATSLID; encoded by the coding sequence ATGGCTGAACAAAGTGGACATATAACCCTCAAAGTGATCATGGGATATCTGCTATTGATAGTAATAGCAGTATGTTCGGTCGTATATATCTATCAGATCGTGGAACAGATAGCAGGTGAGGAGGAGCCCGACACCAAAGCACGCCAGAAGGTCTATCTGGTCACGAATACATTATCCCTGCTTTATGAAAGCGAAGCGCTGGGGCAACTTGTCGGTATGCCTCAAAACGATGTGAAGCATTTTAACCGTACCTTGAATAAAGCCCATCGTAACATGGACTCGCTGCGGGTCCTGATCTCTGATTCCGTGCAGTTATTGAAGATCGATACGATCGACATGCTGCTCAGGCAAAAGCGGAGAAATACCAGCCGACTGCTTGAAACCTGGAAAGAAGTCAATACCGAACATCTTTATACGCTTAATATCGAAAAGGTGATCGCCCAACAGGATACGTTTATTCAGCAGCTGGAGATCAAAGAACATGTAGTTGTCAAGCAGGATACCGTTCTCAATCCGGTAAAACCCCGTGGCTTTTTCCGTCGCCTGGCCGATGCTTTTTCCCCCGGACGCCCCGATACGAGCATTGTGGTGAATACGACCCGCCAGATCGTGACGGACACGTTGGTGAATGCATTTAATCCCTCCGATACGATTGTAAGTGTATTGAAAAGTATTCAGGACAGTGTCGCCGATCAACGTAAATTGCTGTCGGAGCAACTATTGGATCGTGCTGCCAACCTACGTTATAATAACAGTATCGTAACTAGTAAGATCAACCAGATTTTGCGTGATATAGAAGAGGAGGAAGTGAATGCCTCGCTCGAACGCATGCAAGGAAAGCAACAGCTTCTGCGCGAAACATCCCTGTTGATCGCGGGAATTGCCATTGTATCGGTCGTGATAGTGATCATCTTCATATTTATGATTACGCGGGATATATCGAAAAGTAAATACTACCGGATGCAATTGGAAAAGGCCAAGCAATATGCGGAGGACCTGCTTCATAGCCGGGAAAAAATGATGCTGACGATCAGTCATGATATCCGTGCCCCGCTCTCGTCTATCATCGGTTACATAGACTTACTGATGAGAAGGCATCCTGACGAAAGACAGCAATACTATCTGGAAAACATGTCCGGATCGGCTAGCCATATCCTTTCTCTGGTGAACGACTTATTGGATTTCCATCGTCTTGAATCCGGACAGATGGAGATACAGCGGATTCCGTTCAGCGTGTCGACCTTGTTCAATGAGATCTATACCAGCTTCCGTCCGATAGCCGAAGCGAAGTCGCTGGAGTTCGTCCTGAACCTGAAAGAGGCGGGTAGCGATAAGCTGTATGTCAGCGATCCGATCCGTATTCGCCAGGTGGTAGGCAATCTGCTGTCGAATGCCATTAAATTTACGCGCGAAGGAAGGGTTGTGATGGTTGTTTCCGTCAATGCCCTTACCGGTAACAGCGCGCAGTTGAATGTGATTGTGAGTGATTCCGGTCCCGGTATCCCGGAGGAAGAGCAGGAGCGTATTTTCGGTGAATTTACTCGTCTATCGGTAAGTGAAAAGGCGGAAGGGTTCGGTCTGGGATTGTCCATTACCCGGAAGATGACGGTCCTGATGGGTGGTTCTCTCTCGCTAAAGAGTGTTGTCGGCAAAGGGTGTGATTTTACGATCGAGCTTCCAATAACTGTGGCGGATGTACAGGTACTTCCTATTGCTGAAGAATCGGTAGCCGAGCCTGAAACATCGGCATTTTCCGGACGCGATATTTATTGCCTGTTGGTGGACGACGACCCGTTGCAACTGGCCCTTACAGAAGAATACCTGCGCCAGAATCATGTGGAAGTGGTAAGTTGTACCGATCCGTTTGCCGTAACCGGTTTATTGGAGAAAAATGCGTTCGATGTTATTATTACGGATATACAGATGCCCGGAATGGATGGTTTCCAACTGCTTGCACAGATACGTTCTTCCTATATGCAGGGAATGGATAAGATCCCGGTGATCGCCCTTTCTGCCAGTGTGGAAAATGAGCACGATCATTATCTGGAATCCGGCTTTACAGGCTTTTTGAACAAGCCTTTTACAGCCCGCCAACTGATTACGTTATTGAATAAGTTGCTTTCGACGAAAATAGAAGTGACGACAGAGTTCAAATTCGATTCGCTTACAGCGTTTGCCGGCGAAGACAAGGATGCGTCCAATTCCATATTATCCACTTTCATCTATGAGACAGGAAAGAGCAATGATTTGCTGGAAGCCAGTTTGAATGACGGCAACCGGGAACAATCGGCAAAACTTTCCCATAAAATGGTCCCATTGTTTACTATGTTGGGAGCAACTTCCCTGGTCGAAAAGCTAAGGTCGATAGAAAAAAATGCACAATGCATGGCGGAGGAAGAGTGGAGAACCCAGCTTTCCGAGGTAATCGCCGAAGTAAAAAATATCATAGCCCAGGCTACCAGCCTGATAGATTAG
- the tnpA gene encoding IS200/IS605 family transposase — protein sequence MSYLSLIIHCVWSTKKRAPLLKNPHYRYELYTHIRKYSKSKGILIDHIGGFTDHVHLLLFLKSDQSLGEVARLIKGESSRWYCLMKYGPLQWQDDYFAISVSPDRLDTVRQYIRKQEEHHKKCSFEEEYESFMGMLRRSGL from the coding sequence ATGTCTTATCTATCACTTATTATTCATTGCGTATGGAGTACTAAAAAAAGGGCTCCCTTATTAAAGAATCCACATTATCGGTATGAATTGTATACTCATATACGTAAATATTCAAAATCCAAAGGTATCCTAATTGATCATATTGGTGGTTTTACCGATCATGTACATCTTTTGTTATTTCTGAAATCGGATCAATCTCTTGGAGAGGTAGCCAGATTGATAAAAGGAGAATCATCTCGTTGGTATTGTCTGATGAAGTATGGACCACTACAATGGCAGGATGATTATTTTGCTATCTCTGTGAGTCCAGATAGGCTGGATACCGTCCGACAGTATATCAGAAAACAGGAAGAGCACCATAAGAAATGTAGTTTTGAGGAAGAATATGAATCTTTTATGGGAATGCTTCGTAGAAGTGGTTTATAA
- a CDS encoding sigma-54-dependent transcriptional regulator, giving the protein MPSVLIVEDDITFSLMLTTWLGKKGFEVKALSSVSDAKRQIESVSYDLILSDLRLPDGDGIDLLKWVKEKYNSLPLIMMTSYAEIQTAVQAIKLGASDYIAKPLNPEELLGKIREVVKAPAAEHPVTKKSSEGNTYIEGQSPAARQLFDHVRLVAPTDMSVLITGASGTGKEYIARRIHELSNRSKAPFIAVDCGAIPKDLAASEFFGHVKGSFTGAIDNKTGAFVAAHGGTIFLDEIGNLTYEVQVQLLRALQERKVKPIGSNDEIAINVRLISATNENLRTAIEKGDFREDLYHRINEFTIRIPDLKERKEDLLLFANNFLDQANAELQKDIIGFDGETIRLFQSYSWPGNLRQMKNVIKYATLLATGRYITRRELPEELTEAPEKDTRILLKDETHECELIKRALQESNNNKTRAAQLLGIDRKTLYNKLKLYNLD; this is encoded by the coding sequence ATGCCATCAGTTCTTATAGTTGAAGATGATATAACTTTCTCTTTAATGCTCACAACCTGGTTAGGGAAGAAAGGCTTTGAGGTTAAGGCATTAAGCTCGGTTTCGGACGCAAAGCGCCAGATTGAGAGTGTCAGCTACGACCTGATCTTGTCGGATCTGCGTTTGCCGGACGGTGACGGGATCGACTTGTTGAAATGGGTAAAGGAAAAATACAACTCTTTACCTCTGATCATGATGACGAGCTATGCGGAGATACAGACTGCTGTGCAGGCCATCAAATTGGGGGCATCCGATTATATAGCCAAGCCGCTGAATCCGGAAGAGTTGCTGGGTAAGATCCGTGAGGTCGTAAAAGCGCCTGCGGCGGAACATCCGGTTACTAAAAAATCATCGGAAGGAAACACTTATATTGAAGGACAGAGTCCTGCTGCCCGCCAGTTGTTCGATCATGTCCGTCTGGTAGCTCCGACGGATATGTCCGTACTGATTACCGGGGCGAGCGGAACAGGTAAAGAATATATAGCCCGCCGTATCCACGAATTAAGTAACCGTAGTAAAGCTCCGTTCATCGCTGTCGATTGCGGGGCGATCCCTAAAGACCTGGCGGCTTCAGAGTTTTTCGGCCATGTGAAGGGATCGTTTACCGGTGCAATAGATAATAAGACCGGCGCTTTTGTTGCTGCTCATGGAGGAACGATCTTCCTGGATGAAATCGGTAACCTGACCTATGAGGTGCAGGTACAGTTACTTCGTGCCTTGCAGGAGCGTAAGGTCAAGCCGATCGGTAGTAATGATGAGATCGCTATCAACGTCCGGTTGATCTCGGCCACGAACGAAAATCTTCGTACAGCCATTGAAAAAGGCGATTTCCGGGAAGACCTCTATCATCGTATCAATGAGTTCACTATCCGTATTCCGGATTTGAAAGAGCGGAAAGAAGACTTATTGCTTTTCGCCAATAATTTCCTTGATCAGGCGAATGCGGAACTTCAGAAAGATATTATTGGTTTCGACGGCGAGACAATCCGTCTTTTCCAGTCGTATTCATGGCCGGGTAACCTGCGCCAGATGAAAAACGTCATCAAGTATGCTACCCTTTTGGCTACCGGCCGGTATATCACCCGTCGCGAACTTCCCGAAGAGTTGACGGAAGCTCCGGAGAAGGACACCCGTATCCTTCTGAAAGACGAAACCCACGAATGCGAATTGATCAAACGAGCCCTTCAGGAATCCAACAACAACAAAACCCGCGCCGCCCAACTGTTGGGCATAGATCGGAAAACGCTTTATAATAAGTTGAAGTTGTATAATTTGGATTGA
- a CDS encoding phosphoethanolamine transferase translates to MSYFIKLRDWFTSQKHLLFLFALLFIIPNCVLFFTEPLPITVGIASLILPYAFWVALLLLARKPGIVVWCLLPKVILDGGQLVLLHLFGESVIAVDMFLNLTSSTASEASELLGNIFLVIIGVFFFYTLPTLLLATWSIRLKEKLTGDFRRKWAIRSLGVFALGIILCLLAPIQGHNVSLKDDFYPGNALYNLYFAINKAEKNSNYHITSADFTFNATKPVQADGKREIYVLVVGETSRAMEWSLYGYERETTPRMEKLDGLVHFTDVVTQSNNTHKSVPIILSAASAEDYGIIYDEKSIVTAFKEAGFHTVVIANQNLNTSMIGAFYREADTFIDMSQFKTGSSYLTSLHDGALLPYLQKELDKTDDNLFFVIHTYGSHFNYHERYPKEFAFYTPDKAEGIRAAYKTQLRNAYDNSIHYTDYVLGEITDMLAKTNACVSMLYLSDHGEDIFDDRRARYLHASPIPTYYQLHIPYIIWFSEAYRATYPEKYQAAMSHSTLPVSTNSVFHTVLDIAGVHTPVADSTLAVSNSAFTVRDRMYLGDHDDPVPFWKVGLKNADFVMLDKWGIVYDKD, encoded by the coding sequence ATGAGTTATTTTATAAAGTTGAGGGATTGGTTTACTTCCCAGAAGCACTTATTGTTTCTGTTTGCATTATTGTTTATCATTCCTAATTGTGTATTGTTTTTTACGGAGCCTTTGCCAATAACGGTGGGGATTGCTTCTTTGATCCTTCCGTATGCCTTTTGGGTGGCTTTGCTTCTGCTGGCACGTAAACCGGGAATAGTAGTCTGGTGCTTGCTGCCTAAAGTTATTCTGGATGGCGGCCAGCTGGTTCTTCTCCATCTTTTCGGTGAATCGGTCATTGCTGTGGATATGTTCCTGAACCTGACCAGTTCGACAGCCTCTGAAGCCAGCGAGCTACTGGGGAATATCTTTCTGGTCATTATAGGAGTCTTTTTCTTTTATACATTACCCACGCTATTATTGGCTACCTGGTCTATCCGGCTGAAAGAAAAGCTGACCGGTGATTTTCGCAGGAAATGGGCGATAAGAAGCCTCGGTGTTTTCGCATTGGGGATTATTCTGTGTCTGCTTGCTCCGATACAGGGCCATAACGTTTCTTTGAAAGATGATTTTTATCCGGGAAATGCACTTTATAATCTTTACTTCGCGATCAATAAAGCGGAGAAGAACAGCAACTACCATATTACTTCGGCCGATTTTACCTTTAATGCCACGAAACCGGTACAGGCCGACGGCAAGCGGGAGATTTATGTATTGGTAGTGGGCGAAACCTCCCGTGCTATGGAATGGAGTTTGTACGGTTACGAACGCGAAACGACTCCCCGGATGGAGAAGCTGGACGGTTTGGTGCACTTCACCGATGTTGTCACCCAATCCAATAATACACATAAGAGTGTCCCTATTATCCTGTCGGCTGCCAGTGCGGAAGACTACGGGATTATTTACGACGAGAAAAGTATCGTAACCGCTTTTAAGGAAGCCGGTTTCCATACGGTTGTGATAGCCAATCAGAATCTCAATACATCGATGATCGGTGCATTCTACCGCGAAGCCGATACCTTTATCGATATGAGCCAGTTCAAGACAGGATCTTCCTATCTGACATCTTTGCATGATGGCGCATTGCTTCCTTATCTTCAAAAGGAGCTGGACAAAACGGACGATAATCTTTTCTTTGTGATTCATACATACGGGTCGCACTTCAATTATCATGAACGTTACCCGAAGGAGTTTGCATTCTATACGCCCGATAAAGCGGAGGGAATCCGTGCCGCTTACAAGACACAGTTGCGTAATGCATACGATAATTCGATCCATTATACCGACTATGTCCTTGGAGAGATCACCGATATGCTTGCTAAGACAAATGCCTGCGTGTCGATGCTTTACCTGAGCGATCACGGTGAGGATATTTTTGACGACAGACGGGCCCGTTACCTGCATGCATCGCCCATCCCGACTTATTATCAGTTGCATATACCTTATATAATCTGGTTTTCTGAAGCGTATCGTGCCACCTATCCGGAGAAGTACCAGGCTGCTATGTCCCACAGCACTTTACCTGTCAGTACGAACAGCGTGTTCCATACAGTGCTCGATATTGCCGGAGTGCACACTCCGGTAGCCGATTCGACACTGGCTGTGTCGAATTCCGCCTTTACGGTTCGCGACCGCATGTACCTTGGAGATCATGACGATCCTGTTCCTTTCTGGAAGGTCGGATTAAAGAACGCAGACTTTGTTATGTTGGATAAATGGGGTATTGTTTACGATAAAGATTGA
- a CDS encoding TspO/MBR family protein, protein MRKVLSIIIPILICFFVGLTASYFQADAIKNWYPTLVKPALTPPNIVFPIAWSIIYICMGISIGLIINSAIEQKRFFVKAFIMQLFFNFTWSIGFFYFQNPLIGFINILLLDIFVINYTLKSYPVNKASSILFIPYVAWLLFATYLNGYILMFN, encoded by the coding sequence ATGAGAAAAGTATTATCCATCATTATCCCTATTCTGATTTGTTTCTTTGTAGGGCTTACTGCCAGCTACTTTCAGGCTGACGCAATAAAGAACTGGTATCCGACTTTAGTCAAGCCGGCACTCACCCCTCCTAACATCGTCTTTCCAATAGCCTGGAGTATCATTTATATATGTATGGGCATTTCGATCGGGCTTATCATTAATTCAGCAATCGAGCAAAAGCGATTCTTTGTGAAAGCATTCATCATGCAGCTGTTCTTCAACTTTACATGGAGCATCGGCTTCTTTTATTTCCAGAATCCGCTTATCGGATTCATCAACATCCTATTGCTCGATATATTCGTTATCAACTACACCCTAAAGAGCTACCCTGTAAACAAAGCAAGCTCTATCCTATTCATCCCTTATGTAGCCTGGCTACTATTCGCTACCTATCTGAATGGGTATATTCTGATGTTTAATTGA
- a CDS encoding DUF456 domain-containing protein: protein MDIFLIVIGAICLLVGFAGCFLPVLPGPPLSYLGLLLLHFTDKVQFTVTQLVVWGVLVVVVQVLDYITPVLGSKYGGGSKWGNWGCVIGTIAGIFIFPPWGILFGPFAGAVIGELLGGKKSFEAFKAGIGAFVGFLLSVVAKISLCGYFLYCFIKALIV from the coding sequence ATGGATATCTTTTTAATTGTTATCGGGGCTATTTGCCTGCTGGTAGGATTTGCCGGATGCTTTTTACCGGTCTTACCGGGACCCCCTTTGTCTTATCTGGGACTTCTGTTGCTTCATTTTACGGATAAAGTGCAGTTTACGGTTACGCAACTGGTTGTTTGGGGTGTTTTAGTTGTCGTTGTGCAGGTACTGGATTATATAACTCCGGTACTGGGCTCCAAATATGGTGGCGGTAGTAAATGGGGAAACTGGGGATGTGTGATCGGAACGATTGCCGGTATATTTATTTTTCCTCCCTGGGGTATCCTGTTCGGCCCGTTTGCAGGAGCCGTGATCGGCGAGTTGTTAGGCGGCAAAAAGTCATTCGAAGCTTTTAAGGCGGGGATAGGTGCATTTGTCGGATTTCTGCTTAGTGTGGTTGCTAAGATATCGCTTTGCGGATATTTCCTCTACTGCTTTATAAAAGCACTGATTGTATAA
- a CDS encoding DUF418 domain-containing protein, translating into MEHEMPLKSARIEVVDALRGFAVMAIMFLHNIEHFNFYEFPEATSEFMKSLNTNVWDTLFFLFSGKAYAIFSLLFGFSFFIQYNNQAKKGKDFRLRFLWRLFLLFLIGCFNGAFFPGDILVLYAIVGVVLIPVCRWSDKAVLITAILLMLQPVEWAKFFYAMNNPEYVATPGQWLVHHKNMYPFLSQPDFWAMVKSNLWDGQLFSLLWGWSHGRFFQTASLFLIGMLIGRRQLFVHLSENRKFWLRTLLIGFVCFVPLYYLTEALPELLPNKSMLSPMNTIVSSFRNFSFMCVLVALFVFLWQQVSGHKVLSVLVPYGKMSLTNYLSQSIIGTFIYFGYGLSLYNVLGVAASFGVGIGLFVLQLGFCHWWLKNHKQGPFEGAWRKATWICS; encoded by the coding sequence ATGGAGCACGAAATGCCACTCAAGTCGGCACGCATTGAAGTTGTCGACGCCCTAAGAGGTTTTGCCGTTATGGCAATTATGTTTTTACATAATATCGAACATTTTAATTTCTACGAATTCCCGGAAGCTACTTCCGAGTTCATGAAGTCGCTTAACACGAATGTCTGGGATACTCTGTTCTTCCTTTTCAGCGGAAAAGCGTATGCGATCTTTTCCCTCTTATTCGGTTTTAGCTTTTTCATTCAATATAACAACCAGGCCAAAAAAGGAAAAGACTTCCGTTTGCGTTTCTTGTGGCGGTTGTTCCTGCTTTTCCTGATCGGCTGTTTCAACGGTGCGTTCTTCCCCGGAGATATCCTCGTTTTGTATGCTATCGTAGGTGTTGTTCTTATCCCGGTCTGCCGGTGGAGCGATAAGGCGGTATTAATAACGGCTATACTATTGATGCTTCAACCTGTGGAGTGGGCTAAGTTTTTCTATGCGATGAATAATCCGGAGTATGTGGCTACGCCGGGTCAATGGTTGGTACATCATAAAAATATGTATCCGTTCCTGAGCCAGCCTGATTTCTGGGCTATGGTAAAGTCGAATCTGTGGGACGGACAGCTTTTCAGCCTGTTGTGGGGATGGAGTCATGGCCGTTTCTTCCAGACCGCTTCCCTCTTCCTTATAGGTATGTTGATCGGACGTCGCCAGCTGTTTGTTCATTTATCGGAGAACCGTAAATTTTGGCTTCGTACGTTACTGATCGGCTTTGTTTGCTTTGTTCCTCTTTATTATCTGACGGAAGCTTTACCGGAGCTGTTACCGAATAAGAGTATGCTGTCTCCAATGAACACGATTGTCTCCTCTTTCCGTAATTTCTCATTCATGTGTGTATTGGTTGCCCTCTTTGTCTTCTTGTGGCAACAGGTATCCGGCCACAAAGTATTATCAGTTCTGGTACCTTATGGAAAGATGAGCCTGACTAACTATTTGAGCCAGTCCATTATAGGTACATTTATCTATTTCGGCTATGGTCTGTCGCTGTATAATGTGTTGGGAGTAGCAGCCAGTTTCGGAGTCGGCATCGGGCTGTTTGTCCTTCAATTGGGATTCTGCCATTGGTGGTTAAAGAATCATAAACAGGGGCCGTTCGAAGGGGCCTGGCGTAAAGCGACCTGGATTTGTTCCTGA